Part of the Psychromonas sp. psych-6C06 genome, GTAGAAATGGCAAAAAGCAATTGCTACGATATGATTGTTATGGATATCCAAATGCCAGAAATGGATGGTTATGAAGCAACAAAAATTATCCGAGGGCTGAAAAACTATCAACACACCCCGATTGTTGCAATGACAGCTAACGCTATGTCAGATGATAAAGAGTTAAGCTTACAAGCAGGAATGGATAGTCATCTTACGAAGCCGATTCAATTTGAACAAGTGATTGCGGAATTAGAGCGTTTAGCGGAGGTTAAACTCGGCAATAAAGCGTAAACCAGCAAACTTTTTGCAGTGTTAACTCTAAAGCATCAATAGGCAATGCTTGCAATTTTTCCTATTGACTGGAATAACTGCAGTATATCGGCTCTGCCTTGTATCAATAAGCTCCATTCTAGATAATAGCAATCCGCATAACTATCTGATTTACCTTGTTGGTTAAAAGAGTAGATAACTGCGTTGCATTGAATCGCAATAGTTAGCTATTAGTCAATCATAGGCCTTGCTCTCTATCATTTTTCCTCAACAAGCCCTGATCACAATATTATGCGCAATGGTATAAGCAAAGCGATATAACATCGCTATTTCCGTGAATTTTTACCATAATTGGCTTTCAATTACGCAAAACTAATAGCGCGCCTCTTAAAAATAATTACTCTCTTATTCAAGATACTATACCGCGTTCATCGACTAAAATTGCAGTCAAATAGCTGTAATAATGATCTTGAAATATTCAACCGCCCTTAGAGAATGTATACACTATCGGGCGTTACAGATTAGTTTTCTTCACGTTTCGTTAAAGGCCTGCGATTTACCACAACAGGCGTACGTTTTTTCGTTTTTTTCTCAATGTTAGTTATCTTGATCACTGACTTTTGAAGTATGAGGTTATTCGGGTACAAAATAACATTGCCATCATCACGCTCAATAGACAGGTGAAACATGCCGATATCTGTAATCACGCCAGTCATCTCATCATTTTCAATTTTTATTCTATCGCCAATACGGTAAGGAAAGACAAAAAAGATCAACACGCTTGCTGTGACATTACTGAGCATTGACCACTGTGCAATTAGAGCAACGCCTAACACTGCAAAAATTGAGGAAAGAAATAAAGACACGTCTCCATAACCAATATCGATGACATTGAGAAATATGCTAAATAATAAGGCGAACAATAGGCTACTAATGCACAGCGCA contains:
- a CDS encoding mechanosensitive ion channel family protein yields the protein MLLNIMLSIIFLIAFGFLKQFVNKQIQSQAKKKNVSDNRRKFIALCISSLLFALLFSIFLNVIDIGYGDVSLFLSSIFAVLGVALIAQWSMLSNVTASVLIFFVFPYRIGDRIKIENDEMTGVITDIGMFHLSIERDDGNVILYPNNLILQKSVIKITNIEKKTKKRTPVVVNRRPLTKREEN